DNA from Caldilineales bacterium:
GCTGGCCCCGGCCTTCACCTGGGCCACGATCTCGGGGATCACGTGCGGGTTGGTCTCGTTGGGGCCGTAGATGTTGAACAGCCTGCCCGCCGCCACGCGACCGTTGCTGCGGCGCTGGTGCAGTTCGGCCAGGCGCTCGCAAGTATACTTGGTCAGACCGTAGATGTCAGTCGGCCCGATGACGCTCGTCTCAGCGTTGGCTTCGTCGTTCACGGCATAGACGGCCGCCGTCGAGGCCACGAACACGGCCTGGGGGCCGGCCATCTCGCAGCAGGCCAGGACATTGTCGGTGCCCAGGATGTTGACCTCGGCGGCTTCGACCGGGTGGGCGTTGCAATAGGGGATGAAGTGCAGGGCCGCCAGATGGATCACCGCCTGGGGCCGGAAAGCGGCGAAGAACGCGGCCAACTCCGTCCGCTGGCGGATGTCGATGGCGGCGAAGTGCAGCCACGGGTGGCCGGCAGGCAGGTGGGCGCGGCGCCCGAACGACAGATTGTCCACCACCCCGACTTGATAGCCGTCGGCCAGCAGCTGCCGCGTCAGATGTGAGCCGAGGAACCCGGCCCCACCTGTCACTAGAATGCGTTCGTCAGGCGAAGGCTGCATGGCTGGGCCTCAAGCTCGGCCAAAGTCGGCGACGATGTAGTACAGCCCCGTCTCATCCTGCACGATGCCCACCCCAACTTCGGCATATTGCGTCGAAAGGATATTGCGGCGGTGTGCGTCGCGTCCGGGCGGTTCGTCGTACCACCACGCCACCCCGCTCTGGGGGCTGCGAGCGAAAACCCAATTCTCGCTGGCGGCGCTGGGCTGGTAGCCGGCGCGGGTCAATCGCTGGCGCAGCCGGGCGCCGTCCGAGCCGACATGGCTGCCATAGTTACGGCGGGCGCAATCTTCGGCATGAGCCTGGGCGGCCTGGGCCAGGATGGGCGACCAGGCCAACGGCGCCAACCCGTGCCCGGCCCGTTTTTCGTTGATCAGGGTGAACACGAGGATGGCCAGTTCGTTCGGGGCCGGGAGAATGGTCTCGGCCGGCGGTGCGATGGTGGCGGTGATGGTCGCTGCGTCCTGCACCCCCACTTCCTCACTGATGCCCGCGCTGGCGCTGATCTCCGGCGGCCCTTCTGTCGCCGCCGTCTCGGAGACGACCTGGGTGACGGTCAGGGGCGCCGCCGCCTGGATGGGGGCCGATGGTGGGGCGGGCGGGGCCAGTTCGCCGGCGACAGGGGTGCGTTGGGGCCTGGGGATGGTCAACTCCTGCCCCACGGCCAGGATGCTGTCCTTGTTCAGGCGGTTGGCCTTCATCACCGACTCGACCGTGACCCCATAGGCGATGGCAATATCCCACAGCGTGTTGCCGCGTTGGACGCGATAGCGCACCGACGATGACCCGCTTACGGGTTTGAACGCTGCCGCCGCCTTGTCGCCTGCGGTCGGGATCGTCACCACCTGGCCGACCGCGAGCACGCTGGCCGGCGTCAGACGATTGGCGGCCAACAGATCGGCCAGGGGGACTTTGTAACGGCGGGCGATGTCCCAGAGGGTGTCGCCGGGGCGGACGGTATGGCTTGGGGGGGACGGCGTGACCGTGATCTCGTTGCCACCGCCAACGGGGTCAGGCTCGGCCCCTGGGCCGGCCATCGTGACTGTGGCCGTGAAGCTGACCATGAGCACGAGGGCCAGCAACAGGCTGATTTTGCGCATGGGCGGGATACTAGCATACGTTCGCTGCCATGCGCAAGGTCAAGTGCGCCAAAGATGGCCTTCAGAGCACCAGTTCGGCCATCACGCGCACGCTGGCAATGTCAAAGGTGGAGACATTCAAGGTGGTGATGGGGCTGTTGCGCCAAAGTTCCAGCCGCTCGGCCAGGCGTTGTTTGGGGCCGACCAACGCCACCTCATCCACCAGCGCATCGGGGACATGGGCCATGGCCGCGCCCTTGTCGCCGGCCAGATAGGCCTCCTGGATGCGATGGGCGGCGGCCTCGTAGCCGAAGCGGCAGGCCAGGTCGAAGTAGAAATTCTTGCCTTTGGCGCCCATGCCACCCACATAGAGCGCCACGAACGGCTTGACCATGTTGCGGCATTCTTCGACATTGTCGCCGACGACGACGGGGACGGTGGCGGCGATGTCGAAGTTTTCCAGGCTCTTGCCGCTGGCATTTCTGCCGCCCGCTTTGGCCAGCCCGGCCGTCACCTGTTCCTGGTAGGCGGCGGCGTAGTGCTGGGGCGAGAAGAAAATCGGCAGCCAGCCATCGGCGATCTCAGCCGCCAACTCGACGTTCTTGGGGCCGATGGCCGCCAGATAGATGGGCAGGTCGGGCCGGCCGTGGAGGATGCTCTTGAGCGGTTTGCCCAGGCCGGTGGCGTCGGGGCCGCGGTAGGGGATTTGATAGTGGTCGCCCTCGTGCACCACCGGCGCCTGGCGGCTGAAGATGGCGCGAAGGATGCTGACATACTCGCGCGTTTTGCCCAGCGGCTTGCCATAGGCCTGCCCGTGCCAGCCTTCCACCACCTGCGGGCCAGAAAGCCCCAACCCCAGCAACATTCTCCCGCCCGAAAGCTGGTCGAGCGTCATGGCGGTCATGGCGGTGCTGGCGGGGGTGCGGGCGGGCATCTGGGCCACGGCCGTGCCCAGGCGGATGGTTTTGGTGAGGGCGCCGGCCCAGGCCAGCGGGGAGAAGACATCCGATCCGTAGGATTCGGCGGTCCAGATGGCGTAGTAGCCCAGGCGCTCGGCTTCCAGGATCATGTCGATGGGAAGCTGGATGCGGGCGCCGGAGTAGCCGAGGTTGAGGCCAAGACGAAGGTGGGGCATGGGAGGAGAGAGGGGTGAGAGAGGGAGTGCGGTCAGGGTCAGGCCGTCCATTTGCGCAGATCATACCAGTCCCGCCCGATCTCTGGCTCGGCCTTGAGCGGGGCCAAGAGGTCGTAGGCCGATTCCATCGTCTCTACCACCAGCGGCGCCAGGGCCGGGAGTTCGGCTTCGGGCGCTTGCAGCACGATTTCGTCGTGGACTTGCAGCGTCATGCGGGCCTGAAAGCCGCCTTCGCGCAGGCGACGGTGGAGGCGGATGAGGGCGATCTTGAGGATGTCGGCCGCCGAACCCTGGATGGGGTGGTTGACGGCGGCCCGTTCGGCCGCGGCGCGGGCCTGTTGTGCGGCCGAGGCGGGCGAGCCGCCGCCGCTGATTTGCAGGATGGGGAAGTAGCGCCGCCGGCCGAGCAGCGTTTCGACATAGCCCTGCCGTTTGGCCTGGGCGATGGTCTCGTCCAGATAGCGGCGCACACCGGGGTAGGTGTCGAAGTAAGTCTTCATGAACTGCCGGGCTTCGTCCATGCTCAGGGTGGTGCGGTTGGCGAGGCCAAAGGCGCTGACGCCGTAGCTGGTGGCGAAGTTCATCATCTTGGCCACGGCCCGTTGCTCGGGCGTGACCTGGGCGATGTCTACGCCGTAGACCTGGCTGGCGGTGGCGGCGTGGATGTCCAGCCCGTGGGCGAAGTTGTCGAGCATGGTCGGGTCGCGCGAGATGTGGGCCAGGATGCGCAGCTCGACCTGCGAATAGTCCACGGCCAGCAAATAGTGGCCGGGTGGGGCGACGAAGGCCTTGCGGATCTTCCGGCCCAATTCGCTGCGGACGGGGATGTTCTGCAGGTTGGGGTTGTTGGAGGAGATGCGGCCGGTCTCGGCCCCGGCCTGGTCGAACGAGGTGTGGAGGCGACCGTCGATCGGGTTGATGAGCTGCGGCAGGGCATCGACATAGGTGCCCAGGAGCTTGGTTAGCTGGCGGTGCTCCAGCAGCCGCTCGATGACAGGGTGCCGCCCGCGCAGCCCTTCCAACACCTCGGCGGCGGTGGAGTAGTGGCCGCTGGCCGTCTTCTGCAGGCCGGCGGTGGGCAGGCCCAATTTGCCGAACAGGGCCTCGGACAGCTGCTGGGTGGAGTTGAGATTGAACTGGTAGCCGGCATCGGCGAAGATCTCAGTGGCCAGCTCGCTCAGCCGGGCCTGTAGCTCCACGCTCATCTGGCGGAGGAAGGCCGGGTCGATGAGTACGCCCGCCATCTCCATGTCGGCCAGCACCGGGATGAGGGGGACTTCCAGGTTCCAGAAGAGTTCGTCCAGTCCCCTCGCCTTCAGTTCGGGCAGGATCAGGTCGGCCAGCCGCCAGGTCATATCGACATCGGCGGCGGCATAGGCGGCGGCCACGGCGATCGGAACCAGGTCCATGGTGATCTGTTTGCGGCCCTTGCCGATCAGCGCCTCGATGGGCGTCATCTCTACCCCCAGCCGCTTGAAGGCCAGGTCTTTCAGCCCCAGGTTGTGGCCGGCGGGGTCGAGCAGGAACTGGCCGATCATGGTGTCGATCAGCGGCCCGGCCACCGGCAGGCCGTGGCGACGGCAGACGATGAGGTCGTATTTGGCGTTGTGCGCCAGCTTGGGTTTGGCGGCGTCGGCCAGGTGCGGGCCGATCTGCGCCTGCACCAGGGCCAGGGGCAGTTGCTCGCCTTCCTGGTGGGCCAGGGGGATGTAGACGTTGGTTTCGGGGCCAGGCCCCCAGCCCAGGGCCAGGCCGACCAGTTCGGCGCGGTGTTCATCGGTGGCGGTCGTCTCCACGTCGAAACAGAAGCGTTCGGCGGCGGCCAGGGCGGCGGCTACGGCGGCCAGTTGGTCGGGGCTGGTGATGGCGCGGTAGCCGGCGGGGGCGCCGGCGGGCAGGGCGATGGACGCTGGCGCAGGGGCGGCAGGGGGCAGGTCATCGCCAAAGAGACCGAGCTGGTGGGCGGGAGGGGCCTCGCGGTCGGGAGACCGGGAGGGGACGGCAGGAGACGGGATGGCGGCAGGCTCGGCCTCGGGCAGGCGCGAGAGCAGCGAGCGGAATTCAAGCTCCTGGAAGATGCTGACCACGCGCTGGCGATCGAAATCGTGGACGCGGCAGGCGTCGAGGTCGAGGTGGATGCCGGGGACATCGACGATGGTGGCCAGCGAGCGCGAGAGATAGGCCGAGTCGCGGCCTTCGCTCAGGGCGGTGCGGGCGCGCTGGGGCGTCACTTCGTCCAGATGGGTGTAGAGGGCGTCGAGATCGCCCCAGGTCTGGAGCAGTTGCGCCGCCCCTTTCTCGCCGATGCCGGCCACGCCGGGGATGTTGTCGGATTTGTCGCCGAGCAGGGCTTTGTAGTCGATGAGTTGGCGCGGGGGCAGGCCATAGCGCTCCACGACCGTCTGCGGTGTGTAGATGATGGTGTCCGAGAACTTGCGTCCCGAAGTCAGCACCCAGATCTTATCGGTGACGACTTGCAACAGGTCGCGGTCGCCGGTGACGATGAGCGCGGGGACGGCCTGGGCTTCAGATTGGCGCGCCAGCGTAGCCAGCACGTCATCGGCTTCGTAGCCTTCGGCGGTGAAGACCGGGATGTTGAAGGCAGCAACCAGTTCCTGAATCCGTTCGATCTGGCTCCGCAACTCATCGGGCATGCGGGCGCGCGTGGCCTTGTAGTCGGCGAAGCTGTCCTCGCGAAAGCTGCGGCCCACATCGAAGGCGACGGCGATGTGGCTGGGCTGCTGCTCGCGCAGGACGTTGAGCAGCATCGAGGCAAAGCCGTAGACGGCGTTGACCAGCTCGCCCTGGCTGGTGGCCATGTCGGGCGGCAGGGCGAAGAAGGCGCGGTAGGCCAGCGAATGACCATCGATCAGGATCAGTTTCATGGGGCGAAGCCGTGAAGCCGGGGATGAGAAGGAGGAACGGCATCCCAGAGACAAAACCGCCCACAGCACCGGGGGGCGTGTGGGCGGACATGGAGAGGGGCGGCTGGGGTCAGCCTACTGCCTGACGACGAGCTTATTGGCGGCGATCAGGGCCTGGATTTGTGGTAGGTCGAGGACGTCGGGCCGGAAACGCAAGCAGCACTTCCGATCCAGGCGCAGATCGCCCGACGGGAGCCGAAGCAGGACGTGTTCGTTGGAGATGTTGTCGATCCAGAGGTAAGGGCCGCTCTCCCAATCTTGCTGCGTTCGGCGGGAGAGGCGGCCGAGGAGGGGTAGGCGCATGGGGTCTCCTCGTTGGCTTCGGGGGCGATCAGGCGCGGCGGAAGGTGACCACACGGCCGCGCAGCCGGGTGCTGGGCACGCGGTTGAGGACGCGGTCGATGAATTCTTCCTGGACTTCGACGTAGGTAAAGCGGTCGCGGATGTCGATGTTGCCCACGGCCCGGCCGGGGATGTTGGCTTCGTTGGCGATGGCGCCGACGATGTCCTTGGGCCGCACGCCCACATCGTAACCGGCATCCATGATCAGGCGGACGTAACCTGGCTCGACCTCACGATCCTCGTCGCGCGGTCGTTCCCGCTCCCGTTCGCGCGGTCGTTCTCGCTCCCGCTCGCGCTCGCCGCCCGACTCGCGATAGCGGGGCGAGGGCGTGGACGGTTGCGTCGTTGCGGCTTGGGCCGGGCGACGGTCGTTGCTACGCTTGCTGAAGAGGCTTTCGGCCTGCGTGTGCTGGAGCATGCTGACGGCGGCGGCGGCGATCTCCGACCAATCGTGCCCTTCCTCGGCCAGGTCGCCGAGCAACATCATGTAGATTTCCAG
Protein-coding regions in this window:
- a CDS encoding GDP-mannose 4,6-dehydratase, producing MQPSPDERILVTGGAGFLGSHLTRQLLADGYQVGVVDNLSFGRRAHLPAGHPWLHFAAIDIRQRTELAAFFAAFRPQAVIHLAALHFIPYCNAHPVEAAEVNILGTDNVLACCEMAGPQAVFVASTAAVYAVNDEANAETSVIGPTDIYGLTKYTCERLAELHQRRSNGRVAAGRLFNIYGPNETNPHVIPEIVAQVKAGASRIELGNIEPKRDFIHTSDVVGAIRAILAAARRWPAPGFEVFNIGSGVEYSVAEIVQLCAELTGRDIRIVQTAERIRRVERMHLAADISRLQAATGWRPQMDLRAGLAELLTINSQQSTVNG
- a CDS encoding LysM peptidoglycan-binding domain-containing protein, which translates into the protein MRKISLLLALVLMVSFTATVTMAGPGAEPDPVGGGNEITVTPSPPSHTVRPGDTLWDIARRYKVPLADLLAANRLTPASVLAVGQVVTIPTAGDKAAAAFKPVSGSSSVRYRVQRGNTLWDIAIAYGVTVESVMKANRLNKDSILAVGQELTIPRPQRTPVAGELAPPAPPSAPIQAAAPLTVTQVVSETAATEGPPEISASAGISEEVGVQDAATITATIAPPAETILPAPNELAILVFTLINEKRAGHGLAPLAWSPILAQAAQAHAEDCARRNYGSHVGSDGARLRQRLTRAGYQPSAASENWVFARSPQSGVAWWYDEPPGRDAHRRNILSTQYAEVGVGIVQDETGLYYIVADFGRA
- a CDS encoding LLM class F420-dependent oxidoreductase, giving the protein MPHLRLGLNLGYSGARIQLPIDMILEAERLGYYAIWTAESYGSDVFSPLAWAGALTKTIRLGTAVAQMPARTPASTAMTAMTLDQLSGGRMLLGLGLSGPQVVEGWHGQAYGKPLGKTREYVSILRAIFSRQAPVVHEGDHYQIPYRGPDATGLGKPLKSILHGRPDLPIYLAAIGPKNVELAAEIADGWLPIFFSPQHYAAAYQEQVTAGLAKAGGRNASGKSLENFDIAATVPVVVGDNVEECRNMVKPFVALYVGGMGAKGKNFYFDLACRFGYEAAAHRIQEAYLAGDKGAAMAHVPDALVDEVALVGPKQRLAERLELWRNSPITTLNVSTFDIASVRVMAELVL
- the polA gene encoding DNA polymerase I, with translation MKLILIDGHSLAYRAFFALPPDMATSQGELVNAVYGFASMLLNVLREQQPSHIAVAFDVGRSFREDSFADYKATRARMPDELRSQIERIQELVAAFNIPVFTAEGYEADDVLATLARQSEAQAVPALIVTGDRDLLQVVTDKIWVLTSGRKFSDTIIYTPQTVVERYGLPPRQLIDYKALLGDKSDNIPGVAGIGEKGAAQLLQTWGDLDALYTHLDEVTPQRARTALSEGRDSAYLSRSLATIVDVPGIHLDLDACRVHDFDRQRVVSIFQELEFRSLLSRLPEAEPAAIPSPAVPSRSPDREAPPAHQLGLFGDDLPPAAPAPASIALPAGAPAGYRAITSPDQLAAVAAALAAAERFCFDVETTATDEHRAELVGLALGWGPGPETNVYIPLAHQEGEQLPLALVQAQIGPHLADAAKPKLAHNAKYDLIVCRRHGLPVAGPLIDTMIGQFLLDPAGHNLGLKDLAFKRLGVEMTPIEALIGKGRKQITMDLVPIAVAAAYAAADVDMTWRLADLILPELKARGLDELFWNLEVPLIPVLADMEMAGVLIDPAFLRQMSVELQARLSELATEIFADAGYQFNLNSTQQLSEALFGKLGLPTAGLQKTASGHYSTAAEVLEGLRGRHPVIERLLEHRQLTKLLGTYVDALPQLINPIDGRLHTSFDQAGAETGRISSNNPNLQNIPVRSELGRKIRKAFVAPPGHYLLAVDYSQVELRILAHISRDPTMLDNFAHGLDIHAATASQVYGVDIAQVTPEQRAVAKMMNFATSYGVSAFGLANRTTLSMDEARQFMKTYFDTYPGVRRYLDETIAQAKRQGYVETLLGRRRYFPILQISGGGSPASAAQQARAAAERAAVNHPIQGSAADILKIALIRLHRRLREGGFQARMTLQVHDEIVLQAPEAELPALAPLVVETMESAYDLLAPLKAEPEIGRDWYDLRKWTA